The DNA sequence AGGACTAGAGCTATACAGTCTGTTTTCTTTACAAGTCCCTCTCAAACGATTCCCATGTCCCTTCTGTTTTCTGACAGCATTTTCACGAAGAGCAGCACTTATGGTCCACATAGCAGCTAGGCACTGTCCCAGAGTCATTTACCCTCCAGATCGGCTGAGGTGTCCAGTTTGTGGGAAACAGTCTCGCAGATTCCTCTCGGCCCTCATTCACAGGAGCTCCCATTTATCCAATCGAGCATTTTCTTGCAAACTCTGTCCCTCTCGTTTCTGGAATTCAGCGCTCCTCTCAAGACACAAGAGAACTTGTCAAGGAAAACTGTCAGAATTGAGACAAAGGAGAGCACTTTGTTTGAAGTTGACAACAGGAAAAATGTTCAAGAGAGGGGAGGGCAAAGGGAATATCTCAACCCTGCAAATAGAATACAGTCACTGAGTGCCCTTCATTAAACACAAAGACTAATGTGTGGTAGAAAGAGGGATATTGAATTTTGCATGACAAGAATTGAGACTAATCTGACTTGATTATCAGGCCCTCAGAAAGTCTTTTGAGTGCTGTTTGAGTTGATTCTTTTCTCTTTCACAGATTTCTCTCACAAAATGAACTTACAAATTAAACCTCAAGCAAACTTAGAAATGCATTGCAAATATCTTTTATAAAGATATCAACCTCCCTCTCTTATTTACCCCATCCAGTCTTCAAAATGATCCTATACCCTTGTGTGCATTAAAGAAACCCTTGGCTGACATTAGGTGAATTTATAGTAATGTTACTAATACAGTACTTTCCCCTAACAGTAATGCTTACTGTAAGTCAGCAGATGCTCTGTAGAATTATTATGTCTCTGGTATGTATAATGTGTAGTTGATGTTCACTTAGAGCAAGTGTGGGGATGTGAGCTCTTTAGTATAAAAATGCATTAGTAGCATAAGGAGAAAAGAACGATCCTATAAGGAAGATCAGTGTTTTGTTTAAATCCATGCATGTTGAACACTGGTCTTAATGTGTTGGATGAGTGTTGAGATTGTGGACTTTTATCAGAAGGTTACATGGTGAATACAATTGGAATTGTATAAAATGAAATTGGGGGAAAAAATATCCCAGAATAAGCTTTACTCTGCATCTTCATCTCCATGCTAGTGATTTTAGCAACTGATCAAGAAGAGAAGTGATCAGAAGAGATGTATCATCAGGCTTGTGCAATGTCTGTCTTGACGTTTTGCAATGAAAACTAGCATGAAGGAAGAAGAAACAGCACTTAAATTGGAAGAGGCTTTCCTAGATAATCAGTAATGAGAAATATATTCAACCCTGCTCTTTAGAAGTTGTTTGCATGCAGAGTAAAGATCCCTGACTTAACAGACCTGGCAAGAGTGTTCTGAACATCAGACTCCTAGAGGGAGATGAGCTTTACAAAGCACATTTGGGTTGGAACTCTACTCTGCAAGCGGTGACTCTTCAGGATCACATTTGGAGATACCCAAATAAATAGAATTCCAGACTCGAATTTCGGTAGAAGGCGATAAGGCCTCTTCATATTGTCATTTCACCTGTTAGCACAGTGAAGCTTTTATATATAGAGTCTAAGTTAGAAATAGAAAGCAACAAGTGTACTGTAATGTAAATTGTGTcaatattttattattgttatgatttttttaaacaaaggtCAAATATGTTTTTATCATAGCTACACTGCAGGTAGTAGAGAAAGATAGTGAAAGTCACTTTAGATCTGATCTTGATTAATGTATTAATGTGTCTGACACAGTCTGTCAACTTGCCAACTATGAACGTGTCCCTTAAACCTTTCTCACGGTTTCTTATGTAGAGATGACATACTACTCATAGCTCATGTTTTCTTTCTTGAGAATAAGTAATAAGTATGTTTCTATCACTTTATTTACCTATGATAAACTGGTTGTTGATGATACCCAAGCATTTAATAAAATTGTACAAGCGTATGCCTTTGTTTATTCCCCCATTGCAATTCAGATGCAGAAATGGTGTTTTCACAAAATGAATTGCTATTGCCTTTGATTTTGTTAATTGCACATAAGCCAGGTTATATCCTCATTATACTAAGCATTAACTAAATTAGATAAATGTACCACAATTAGTTAAAGGGAGAGCGAGTGCTTCCAAACAGGAACCCAAGGGAGTTCATATTTGTAGTGATGATGTGCCTGATGTTTGCCTCAATACCTTTTGCTCATTTTTGATTGAGTATGGATGGTGAAAATGCAGGATAGATCTGTTCCAATTTTCTACCAACAGTACAAGACATACATGTCAGACAATTCATCTACCAGAGCATCCATTCAtgatatatatacattataacACTGAAATAAATACCTTTGGATGCTCTCTAGTATTGCAGTCTACAACTAACACACTTAAAGCTGTAGTAGTACATATTTTCTGGTGCAGTGGTAACTTGTTTAAATGCAACCGTGAACCTGAATAATATTTAAGgctgcattttttttgttttaccacAGGGCGGCAGCAGGGGATTTCGCACCTTCTCTTTGCAGTTACATTAGTGGAAATTCAGTCTGCATGGCTACTTTTGTAATTTTGATGCGGTGTTGTTTACGTAAACATTTCTTCTGTTGATTAGTCCCCCAAATACAAGTTAATTCAGGAGAGAACGGATTaaatttaatcttttttttctttgagtTGGAATATGGCCCTTGTCAACCGTGAGAGGTATAATATGACTGTCACATGGATTTAACACACAGGGTGATAGAGGGTGGGggaaagttgaatgtgcttgtCGTGAACATGCAAAGAGAGTATAaatgtgtctgtctgcctgtggcGAGAAAGACATTCATCATTTGGTAGATGTAATTGACAGGTGCAATCTGTACAATTTGTACTCTGTGATTCTTGTGAAAAAACAAGTCAGAGAAGGGGTGTTATTCCACGGAATCAGTCCAAGTATAGCACGAATAGCACCTTTTACTCGTTACCTATTAAATTACTCTAGATATTGTTCCTATAAGCAGAACTGCTTATGTTATAACCTTTATATTTTATAGTAAAAATTCCATTTTACCATAAGGATTACGTTTCAGGTTTTGCAAGTATTCACAGCGTATAAGGATTTAAGTATATAAATGACGAAATGTTTACTTCCAATTTAACGCATTAATAGATTTTTGTCTTACACCTAAGGActtccagttcaactctgggaaAGCCTCCATTTAAATTTACTTGGGAGACACACGCCACCATTTCTGCTACCCAGGTGCTATGTGGTCTCACGCGGCTGTAGCGAGAGGGGATATATGGGTGGGACTTCACACTGTATTTTAACCAATGCACGGATCCGAGGGGCGGTGGCCTTATTTCACTTAGCCAATTGCTACGAGGTCGACGTCAGGCCCGGTAGCTCCTGCGCGTGCTATGGCCACGTGCTTTATAAAGCGCTCCTGTGTTTTTAAGAGACAACACAACGTGCAGAGGCCTACTCTTGTCAACCCAAAACAGCCAGGCGCTCACGTTTTCAAGGGATTACCATCGAAGTGAAAAGTGCGCGCGATTGcagcattttttttatttaacgaATCCACGAAGACATTTTACGTGCCACTTTTAATTATTGCATATCCCACATAGTTACAGTTTAGATTTTTCGAGATCATTAAGAAAATATATCATACGCATGATCCCAGCCGATGCCATATTGATATCAAATGATCATTATCTACATTATTTTACACTCTGCACTGATATTAACGTGCGGTAAATTATTGATTAAATGGTTTTTGATCAGTTATGCGCGCCCAGCGAGTCCTCACTGCCACGAGGAGGTGTGGTATTAATATTAATCAGATAAGATCCACTGTACCAGCTCGAGCCTTCACTCGCGAGAGAGGTGACGTCACGTGACTCGCCCGGGTTCGTTCCAGCTGAGCGAGGAGCTCACGTGCTCCGGCACATACAGACAGGAGCGCGCGGAGGAGGGGGTTCACCGTGATGGGGGCAAAAAACACGGGAACGTCCAACCAATCGCACTGCGCAGCTGCAGCCGTCTCGTGTACAGTTTTCGCgttttgtttttcgtttgttATTTTTGGGACGATGTCGTTTTCTTTATTAAGTTCACGCGTGTCGGTGCTGTAATTTTCCTCACCTCGTCGGAATCCTCGTTCGTTGTTTTCCTGTGActaactttttttcttttctgcaaTTTTTGCAACCCCTGACATACTCTATCTGACAGGCTATTCGGTCTACTGACGTACGTCGCCGAATTATTTCCATTTTCAAAGTTTGCGCtgaagaaaacacaaatatctgCAACTTCGGAGTAAGTGGAAGTCATTTTACCCCGTGGACTACCGCCTAATGCATACAGAATGACACTCTGTATCTGAGGTCCTGCACGTCGGGAAGCTTGAAGGTAATTCTGCTGTTGCGAGTCCCCAGTATGTCGACAGCGCTCTTCACGCAGCCTGTGTTCGGCTATAGTAGGCTATGAAAATCAATGGCACTCTTTAGCTTTAATATGGCCGAGCGTTCCTATATATTAGGCCATGTATGAACTTATGTGAAAATCTGTTGCTAATGTCGGCTGATTTTGGTAAATTCGTTTTTTTACATGTAATCTGCTAGCGATACAGTCCGTAATCTATTTTGAACTTGCATTGCAGTTGTTCTCACCGTTATGCGTCATGTGATTTATTGACGTGTGTTCATTGAGTAGTAGGGAACTCGTCAAACATTCAGCGCTCGCCACAAGTTCGGACGCTGGATGATGGCCGGCCCGCTTTCACAACTCCTTCCCCCGGACCTGCCCACTGCCGGAGCTAGCCCGCAGTTCGGGGCCACTAGCCAGGCAGGCGGCTCGCTGAGCGGTGGACACGTGAACTCCGTGGCTAACCTTAAATCCCTGTTGCAGTTCCCAATGAAGGCTGACCAGCGCTTCAAAGGCTGCTGTGAAATGAAGGGTGAGGACGCCCGTCGGCTTCACCGCTGCTTTGCAACATGAGACGTGACGTACGACGAGCCACTGTCTAACAGAAGAGTCAGTTGAAGCTTAGCAGAGCtgtggtttatgctccctgtccAAGACTAGTACTAGTAGTGTCATGCCTTGGGGTTTTTGTCTCATGGTCTGTCACTTGAAGGCCATTTGGAGCATTTGGCTGACCCTTTTTCTTCTTACttgataaaataaaaatgaaactaAATATAAAGCAAACAGACTTGTATAATTATCCTGCATATTAAGTAGTTATTCAACCTGAATAGGTATtcacaggaaaaaaaacaaaaaaaacctcagGGTAGACAGCTAAATATTGCTCTATGAAAATAATGCAGAGCATTTCATTACATGGTGTGTTGCAAACAGAGTTGTAATGGGGCATTGGGGTATTTCAGATGGGTATGAACATGGGTGTGGAATGCTGCAGCTGAACGGGGTTTGTAGTGAGGATATGTTCAGGCCTCACACCTCAACACAGACACCTCGGTTAACACGGAGATGTCTGGAAACCACATTTAAGCTGGTGGGAAGTGACACAGACATCTTGTAAATTAGTGAAATGCATGAGATTTTTCGCTATTCCCACAAAAGGCTCAGTACACGGACTTACCTTGTTgctaaaatgcaaatattttttaaaagataTTCAAGATCTTCATAATAAGCCCAGAAGAGCCATGGACTACATTCAcacatttaaatgcatacaaCTGTAGATCACATATCTGATGAAGTAAAGCTCTGTACTTTATAGAGACATACAGCTATTATAGTGTAAAAGATAATTACTGGTGTCCTATAGTGAGAAACTCATGTTGCTTCTCAGGAGAAACCTGATTTCAGTTACTTTCTGTTCAGGTATTATAGCAACCTACTCCAAGCTCAGAGTTTGTCGGCTATTACGACTTACAAATGCATCAAATGAGCGTGAGAGCCATGTGATAGACATCCATGTACATAGCTGTCTAAATGGCCGATTGGTTGGTTAGATCTCGGCTCATTACACAAGGCTCATTCCAGTTTATGGATTGGTGAATGTTAAAGTTTTAAAAGCAGCATTAAATGTCCCTGATTGAAATTGTGCATTTGGAAACAGTGGAATATTTATGTAGGCTCAGCGTGACAAGGGTTCCTGGTTCCTGTCACTCCATGTGCAGAGCAGGGAGATCTTTAGGGCCAGGATTGGGAAGCATTGCTGTAAATAACTGATTTGGCAAAAAAGTGTGTGAACCATATGGAATGAGTTTCTGCATTCATTGCTCGTTAAAATGTCATTTGTTCATCATAATAGTCATAATCAACAAAAACAATCATGCTAAAACACACATATGGTTTTGCAGAGCAATTTGAgtttagaaagaaagaaaatatatatatatatatatatctaaacTGCATATtgcatagatagatagatagatagatagatagatagatagatagatagatagatagatagatagagttTGCTTATCAGATCCTCAACAAATTTCTGAAGAATCTTGCTTATGCTTATGAGTGGATACAAAAGCCTTTGTGAAAGCTTGGACGTCCAGCAGTCCACAGTCTGGCAGATAGTTTACAAATGGAAGAAATTCGGCACTGTTGCTGCTCTCCCTAGGAATGCATGACCTACAGAGATGAGTGCAAGGGCATGCTGTAGATCCCTGAGACAAGAGAATAAACCCCAGGGTGCCAGCAAAGGACCTGCAGGCATCTTGTGCGCTTAGTAATGtctgtgttcatatgtgtaACGCTACAAATGCACAGACCAAGAGTGGGGTGTATAACTAGGAAACCACAGAGGAAACTACTCATCTCCAGCAACAAAAAATATTGTTCAGTGTCTCAAGTTTGCTAAATGCCTCCTGGGTGCAGCACTGGAAAAATGCGCTAGTGCCTTTTGGTACATGTGTATAGAGAAACAGCAAAATGTTGCATATCAACACCAGAGTCTCATTTCTGCTGTGGAGTGAGGGGGACAGAGTAGGGCCTAGACTGCCACGCAACATCAGTAATCCAGAACACAGTCAAAATCAACAACACACTTAATCAAATGGAAGGAATGGCAGTTTGTGTCCATGCCTAAAACAAGGGTCCTAACTCGGTCCATTTGAATTGCTCAGACATGAGCTGAAGAAGACTGTAGAGAAACCCCCGAAATCTGCTTAAGCCGCAAAAGCTTTGTTTTTTCTGAGTGCTGCACTGGACTGATGAGATACTACAGAAGGCGTTTTGCTGGGGTTGCTGCCAATGAAGAAGGTTTGGCTCTTCATCCTATTTATGACAGTGAATGTTTCAGCCATTTTGTTGAGTGAAAGATTGACACTGCCAGGTGCTGTTTGTTACATTTTAATGACTTATATGATGAACAGATCACAATTTAGGAGCCGTTCATGCAGACATACATATTATTCGGAAGGGTACGCAAACCTTCTCTCACAATGGTATGTACAATGAAGTGTTGCTGTGTACAGTGAGAAAAGTTTTAGAACCATTATTTTTTTGCGTGTTGTGAAGTAAATGTGGAGAActactattgtgtgtgtgtgtgtgtgtgtgtgtgtgtgtgtgttggtactgTTGTGGTAGAAAGTATCTGAATGTTATCTGGAGTTATAGTGCTGTTTACAGATAGTAAAAGGTAGAAGAAGGTACAGATAGGGGTACTTTGCATTTAAATCTTGTGCATTCGGAAAGAAGAAATGTTTCCCTTTGTTAATGACTCATGTACACAACTGGTACTGCACATACATCAAACATACATCATTATTGACTAAAATACTAATGCTAAAATACATCAGTAAATCTGTAGTGAGCTGGAACGTTTACCAAAAAAGGGTGTTGAACCTGAACATATCTCTCTACATGTCTGTAGTAGTTGTGTCCCTGTACACGGCCCCATCTTTTAAGATCACAGAATCCATAGAAAATGTAGTAAGAAGTGACAGCAGGTAGGGTCATAGTTGCAATTTGAGACTAAAGACTAAAAGGACATGTGCTTCCACTTAGTGTGTCTGCTTGATTGTTTAGCTTTTTTTAGCATCCGATTCCCCGAGTGAACTACAGCTGCTAGTGTCCATCCATTCGTTTCAGTAGTACTGATTACATCTTTTCACATCGTTAGCCCTACTTATCCACAGACTGTGACTGAGGATTTCACACAGTATTGATATAATAATTTGCCACGATGCAGATTGGATGAACCTGAGGGCTAACGTGGTTCTCTCTGACTCAGATAAGGACAGGCTGGATGAAGACGAAGACCCTGGAGGACGCTGCTCCACCCGCAGTAGGACAGCCAGCGGGCTGGCCCCCGACAGCAGCGGCACGGGTGTACCTGGCTTCCCCGGTGCAAACAGCAGTGGCTTCCTGGGCCCCTCGGCGTGGGAGCGCTCTCTGCAGTGTGACGGCAGCCTCTTCCAGCTGCAGTACATGGACCTGGAGGAGTTCCTGACTGAGAACAGCATGGGTGGAGTCAGtggagtgggcggggcctccAGCTCCTCCGCCGCCGCCCAAGTCCCTTCGCAGAGCTCCCAGTCCGCCGTCCCCAACCAGAGCGCCCAGTGCCCCAACACCTCTCCcccgtcctgctcctcctcctcaccggtGTCGGCTCACGGCACCTCCTCGCCCACGCTGCTCGGCCTGGACGTGCACTCCTCGCAGAGCATGATGGGAGCTGCCGGCTCATTACACGGTGAGGTTGGTCATTGGTCAGAGGTTTGATAGGCCACATTGAGTGTACTAAACATACTCAATCAGGTTTCTTGTTGACTGGTGTGAATGTCAAGAGTGGTGAGACTTTAGCTCTGAGTTATAAATGAGAGCTAGTGTGTTTTTATTGTTCCTGTGGGATCCGCCAGTGGTTTCAATTCAGCTGGTAAGTATGGACACGCTTAGGAGAAAATGAGATGGCAAAATGGCATCAAAGAAATGAACTTATTTAAGGCCCAGTGTTGATACACTGGGCCTTACAGGACTAATGGTTTCATTTGGATTTTATCAGTTTCTCAGGCTGCTTCCCTCAAATGATTTAGTTCTTGGGTTACCTGTGATCTTTCCCCGATATTCAAATATACAGGAAATGGCAATAATGGGAGATACTGTGGTTCCATATACAGTGATTCTCAGTATGAATATGCTATTGGGACTGGATATTACATTGGTCTGCTCTGTCTGTAAGGGGATGTTCCTTATCACTGGATGGGAATGAACTGTCCAGCAGAGAAACAAGGTACCAGAATGATATATGGCCAGCAAATGGCCATCTGGGTTCCATTGCACATGGGAATCGCAGTGGATGTGTGTCTGCGTATGACATCAGTGAGAACTGTAGCGAACCTGAAGGGTTTAAACCACATGAGCTTTTTAATGGTGAGGATGAGGGTGCACCTAAATCGTATGTATCCGTGTCTTTTTCCAGCCGCAGGCTTTGGAATGTTAAGGGTTTTCAGGGTTTTCATGCACAGGTATTTGTGATTGCTTAGCTAGAGTGTCTGATTGTATTTCTGTAATACTGTAAACCTTACGTGGATTTTACATGTATTTCGTTATTTTACCCCGATCACTCCAAGTGGATGCCTGAATTATGACCATTTTGAAACTGAGCCCCTGGCTTGAATGGGTCCATGCAGTCACTATGAGAAGCACAATAACCTTACAGCAACCTGAACCATCCTGAAAGGATCAATTCATAAGACTTTGtagaatgggtgtgtgtgtgggtgtgtgtgtaaggctctTGTTTATCCTGTGTGTTATAAAGCAGTTAAGATTGGGTTGGGTTTGGAATGCAATGTACAGTACGTACACTGCTATCAGTCTTACAGGCTGACAGTGGGCCAGAGCCAGagataaagagaaaaagaaagagaccGTGAGGGGAAAATGGCAACGAACAAAAGAGATGTAATAGCAACAGAGAGAATAGTACGGCAAGCCAGTGGAGACAATGAAAAGAAGGCTAcatgttgtatgtgtgtttgtgtgtgtatgtgcatgtgtgtctaggCACGAGTGTGTTTGTAGTCCTGTCTTTTTaaaatttcctcttttcacacactcggTCCGTGTGCAGGAGCTCCATCACGTGTCGAGGACAAGTGGAGCAGAGTGAGGGAAAGGGGGCGGGGAGAGGGCGTGGAGGGGGcggggagggggcgggacacagCAGGAGTGGGGGCTGGAGGTCTGTGCGCATGTGCACGATCACTGGAGCGTAAAGGAGACAAATTGAGAAGCAGCATCTTGTGAATTACTGTTCTTCTTATTAAATGTTTGTTAACCTTTTTAGAGATTACATGTAGTGTAGATTAATTCTTCCCAGCCCTATCTTTTCAATCTGCGGTTTTGTGCTCTGGCATTCAAATCAGTTTTGTCCTTTTCATCTTTTAgatatttttaattatttattgtttCCACAGTTCCTTTTGGATGAATGACCTACTGATACTAGATCTAAAAGACGATCACACAAAGTAGCAGCGTGGTTATAATGGTAGTGAATCAATTTAAACAATATAATCAAGATGCCAGTACAGTTTAAGACATCTGTGGGCCCTTGCAAATAAATGAGGTTTAATTAAAGCATAATAGATCCTTTTGCTACCATCTAAGTGCTAATGTTAGAGTATGCTtgttgtgggtgtaggtgtgtgggtgagagagagggtgagagggacaaATATTTGAGTGTGTATTTACAGTGTTAATGTGTGAGGCCTGTTCTTATTGTAAGACAAGATTTTTACCACAGATATTTGAAAAATTACCACAGATATTCGAAGATATGCATATCAGCTAATAGTGGATGTGTTCTGTGCCATTCTGTAAAGTCTGATATGAAGAGGTGGAGTTATGTAAGTTTTACCCTCTAGCAGGTTGATTTTTTCATTGTTCATCCAGCAGTTGTTGAATAGAAAATCCCTGGAGAGGTCTGGAAACATTTCAGTAAGGCCTTTGCACTCAGAGCTCAGTTATCGTTTCTGGATTTGTGTAGGTTTCTTGCTGTTCCCTTTTCATGTGAAATTTAAATATGAAGTCTTAAGATATTTTTGTAGCATATGTAGAGCAGCAGTTATTGTATAATTGAAGTTATGGGCTTCATATTTTGCCGTTTTTTACCAGTTGGTTCCCCCTGGTGGGACTTTGGAGAACTGCAACGATAAACTTGAGCAACTGGTTCACAGAGAGAAATGACATTTTAGAGGGGGACACTATTTTTTGGGTGCGTGAGGGATGTGAAGCAGTCTGATCTACTGGATCAGGCTGTAAACATCTTTAGCTTCACAGGAAACTCACAAAACGATCATAGACGTGCAGCATCTGAGGAGCAAGTGTCTCTGACCCGCGtgctccctcctcccctcctcaggCACTCCTCAGGGCGGCCTGGAGCCGACGCCCtcgccctcctccacctcctgcccGCCGCTCGCCGCCCCGCCCGGACCCGCCGGCGCCGACATGCTGGCGGCCTTCGACCCCGACCCCCCCGACGTGGCCCTGCCGAGCGTCCCGGGCCGGGAAGCATTCGACCCACGACGCCTCCGCTTTGGCGACGGCGAGCTCCGACCGCAGCCAATGGTGAAAAAGGCCCGCAAGACACTGGTGCCCGAAAGCCTGAAGGTACTTGCACTCCGAGCAGTGAGTGAGCCCTGACACCTCAGCACCGTgactctcacctccaccacacacagctgtggtgGTGTGCAAGCGTGCCTGCGTTAACCGCAAATAAAGttcatatttattttacaaattCCCAGCTAACCACTGCCATTCTGTGTTTTTGTTAGCTCGCTAAGCTATAATTACAGCACACAAGTCCCGGCGGGTTTGAGTAAGCCATCCTCTCAgattcacctactgtttaagcaGTACTGCTGCGCAGACACGGCTGGGTGATTTACTTCCCGTGATATGTTGATTCTGTTAACTCTGCTGTGAAAGGTGGAACATTCACCCTGTGTGCAGAGTGTCGttacagaggtgtgtgttaggTCACCAGTCACCTTGTTGCTGCGTGTCACCTTATCTTTGCATTTCAGGACACTGAACGCACACTGAATGCACCTCGCATTCGTCCTGAAAAACAGCTGGATTGAAAAGTAGTTTTCCCAGTGATTCTTATTCATATTATGAAACTGATGAAACTTCTAttatactgacacctagtggtCTGGATGTTTAAACATGGCCACCTCCAGTTGGTCCTCCGCTCTCGGGAGCATAAACTGGGAACTACAAAGGAAATGAGATTCTTCATCTCATGTGAGCTGCACTTTATAGAAAAAAATGCTAAACTAATAAACAATCACCTTTTTAAACAGTGTTTGTTACTCTATGGTGGTCAAATGGCATATTGCTCCTTTAGAGCATCAGCTCTGGAAACGTAATACCCTGTGTTAGTCAGCGTGAGGGTCCCGGCCCCATGGCTGTGGGGCTTTTGAAGTGGAGCCGTGTGATGGATCTGGGTggcggggggggcgggggaCCCTCCTCTGGTCTGGCGGTATGGTGTGTTACTGTGGCTCACCGCGCCTCCAAACCACAGCAGAGCTCTGAGGAGATGTGGCTTTAACACTCTTTTTTCTAGCTGTGAGCTTTCTAACTGCGACTCTTCGCCTACTGCTGTACTGTAAAATACCTCAGATCGAGGAGCTTAGCGCCTGTTGAAAACACCTCAAGGTGAAGAGCTTAGTGCAGGTTAAAGTTTCTACGTCACGTATTCCTGTCAGCAACTGCAGCCACCTCCATaatctttctcttctcttctttgtGTCAGCGTCTCTTCCTCCATACGCACGTCTCTCAccgtccgtctctctctctccctccaggaTGAGAAATACTGGAGCCGGCGCTCCAAGAACAACGAAGCGGCGAAGCGCTCGCGGGACGCCCGGCGGATGAAGGAGAACCAGATCTCGGTGCGCGCCGCCTTCCTGGAGCGGGAGAACGCCGCGCTGCGTCAGGAGGTGGCCGACATGCGCAAGGAGCTCGGACGCTGCCGAAACATCCTGCACAAGTACGAGAGTCGCCACGGCGAcccgtgaggaagaggaggccgCGAGGAGGaaggggttggggggtggggggggaggacGTGCAGGCAGCCAGACGCACAGAAGGACGATCTTCACGAGCCCATACACTTGGAGAgagatagatatatatatatatatatatatatatatatatatatatatatatatatatatagagagagagagataaacgaGAGAagggaacagagagaggaaCGCAGGGACATGGACGCAAAGGCCTGTTTTTACCTCCCAGAGTGAACGAGACCATTTCAGCTCCtgataagaaatcaaatgttggCTTGAGGTGACATGTTTTTGATAAT is a window from the Brachyhypopomus gauderio isolate BG-103 chromosome 13, BGAUD_0.2, whole genome shotgun sequence genome containing:
- the dbpb gene encoding D site albumin promoter binding protein b isoform X2, translating into MKADQRFKGCCEMKDKDRLDEDEDPGGRCSTRSRTASGLAPDSSGTGVPGFPGANSSGFLGPSAWERSLQCDGSLFQLQYMDLEEFLTENSMGGVSGVGGASSSSAAAQVPSQSSQSAVPNQSAQCPNTSPPSCSSSSPVSAHGTSSPTLLGLDVHSSQSMMGAAGSLHGTPQGGLEPTPSPSSTSCPPLAAPPGPAGADMLAAFDPDPPDVALPSVPGREAFDPRRLRFGDGELRPQPMVKKARKTLVPESLKDEKYWSRRSKNNEAAKRSRDARRMKENQISVRAAFLERENAALRQEVADMRKELGRCRNILHKYESRHGDP
- the dbpb gene encoding D site albumin promoter binding protein b isoform X1, producing the protein MMAGPLSQLLPPDLPTAGASPQFGATSQAGGSLSGGHVNSVANLKSLLQFPMKADQRFKGCCEMKDKDRLDEDEDPGGRCSTRSRTASGLAPDSSGTGVPGFPGANSSGFLGPSAWERSLQCDGSLFQLQYMDLEEFLTENSMGGVSGVGGASSSSAAAQVPSQSSQSAVPNQSAQCPNTSPPSCSSSSPVSAHGTSSPTLLGLDVHSSQSMMGAAGSLHGTPQGGLEPTPSPSSTSCPPLAAPPGPAGADMLAAFDPDPPDVALPSVPGREAFDPRRLRFGDGELRPQPMVKKARKTLVPESLKDEKYWSRRSKNNEAAKRSRDARRMKENQISVRAAFLERENAALRQEVADMRKELGRCRNILHKYESRHGDP